Genomic window (Streptosporangium brasiliense):
ACGCCAAGGGGCGTCAGTGCCTGGTCGTCACCGAGCTGCCCTACCAGGTCAACCCCGACAACCTCGCACTGTCGATCGCCGAGTCGGTGAAGGAGGGCCGGATCACCGGCATCGCCGACGTCCGCGACGAGAGCTCCTCCCGGGTCGGCCAGCGTCTGGTGATCGTGCTCAAGCGCGACGCGGTCGCCAAGGTCGTGCTGAACAACCTCTACAAGCACACCCAGCTCCAGACCACCTTCGGCGCCAACATGCTGGCGCTGGTCGACGGCGTGCCCCGGACCCTGCGGCTGGACCAGTTCGTCCGCCACTACGTGGCCCACCAGATCGAGGTCGTGGTCCGCCGGACGCGCTACCTGCTGCGCAAGGCCGAGGAGCGGGCCCACATCCTGCGCGCGCTGCTCAAGGCGCTCGAGCGGATGGACGAGGTCATCGCCCTCATCCGCCGCTCGCCGTCGGCGTCGGCCGCGCAGGGCGGCCTCATGGCGCTGCTGGAGATCGACGAGATCCAGGCGCAGGCCATCCTCGACATGCAGCTGCGCAAGCTGGCCGCCCTGGAGCGGCAGCAGATCACCGATGAGTACGACGCGCTGATGGCGCACATCATCGACTACCAGGAGATCCTCGCCTCGCCCGAGCGGCAGCGGGGCATCGTCTTCGACGAGCTCTCGGAGATCGCCTCGAAGTACGGCGACGAGCGCAAGACGGAGATCATCGCCTACGAGGGCGACATGTCGATCGAAGACCTCCTCGCCGAGGAGGACATGGTCGTCACGATCACCCGCGGCGGCTACGCCAAGCGCACCAACACCGACCTCTACCGGGCGCAGAAGCGCGGCGGCAAGGGTGTGCGCGGCGCGCAGCTCCGGCAGGACGACATCGTCGACCACTTCTTCGTCACGACGACCCACCACTGGCTGCTGTTCTTCACCAACAAGGGCAGGGTCTACCGGGTCAAGGCCTACGAGCTGCCCGACTCCGGCCGCGACGCCCGCGGCCAGCACCTGGCGAACCTGCTGGCCATGCAGCCCGACGAGGTCGTCATGGAGGTGCTGGACCTGCGCGACTACGAGGTCGCCCCCTACCTCGTGCTCGCCACCCGCAGCGGTCTGGTGAAGAAGACGCGTCTGTCCGAATACGACTCGCCGCGTTCGGGTGGCCTGATCGCCATCAACCTGCGAGAAGATGACGAAGTGATCGCTGCCCGGTTGGTGTCCGAGGAGGACGACCTCCTCCTGGTCTCCCGCGGCGCCCAGTCCATCCGCTTCACGGCCTCCGACGAGGCCCTGCGCCCGATGGGCCGGGCGACCAGCGGTGTGATCGGCATGCGTTTCCTCGACGGGGACGAGCTGCTGGCGATGAACCGCATCGCCGACGGCGACGATGTGTTGATCGCGACCGAGGGCGGGTATGCCAAGCGCACCCCGGCCGATCAGTACCCTGTCCAGGGACGGGGAGGCAAGGGCGTCCTGACTGCGAAGATCGTCAGTGCTCGTGGCAAGCTGGTTGGTGCTGCCATGGTCAGTCCGGAGGACGAGGTTTTCGCGATCACGTCCGCCGGCGGGGTTATCCGGACCAGCGCAGGGGAGATCAAGCAGTCCGGTCGCCAGACCATGGGGGTACGTCTGATGAATCTCGCAGAGGGGGACAGCGTCGTGGCTCTCGCCCGTAATGCCGAGGCGTTGGAGACCGAGCAAAACGAGGCGTTGGAGACCGAGCAAAACGGGGAAGGGGAGTAACCTGTGTGCGCTCAGGCCAGACCAGGTCCACGTCCGGCCTCCTCATCGACACGCGACCAGGTGACGGAGAAGATGGATAAGACCACCGAAGCGGACGCCGCCAATGTGGTCGAGTCACCGGCTGACGGTGGTAAGCCCACGCCGGAGACCGATAATTCGGTAACCGACGACCTCAAGGGCAGGCAGAACGTGACGGCGATCGAGGACGGCAAACCCGGCGACTCCACCGTGCGCATCCGCCCGCGGGCAGAGAACGACAGCTCCTCCTGGGCTCCAGGCGGCCTGTCGTCCCCCGCGCCGGAGACACGGGACAAGAAGGCGGCCGACACCCCTCCGCGGGCGCCGCGCAAGGCCCACCTGGTGCTGCGCCGCATCGAGCCGTGGTCGGCCATGAAGTTCAGCTTCGTGGTCTCCCTGGTCTGCTTCGTGGTGCTGTTCGTCGCGGTCGCGGTGCTCTACATGGTGCTGTCCGGCCTGGGAGTGTTCGACAACATCATCCAGACGGTGAACCAGCTCACGACGGCCGACGGCAAGTCCACCAGCGGCGTGGACGTCGCCTCCTGGTTCGAGCCGGTCCGTATCCTCGGCTACACCGCCCTGATCGGCGCGGTGAACGTGGTGCTGATCACGGCCCTGTCCACCCTCGGTTCGGTCATCTACAACATCGCCTCCGACCTGGTCGGCGGCGTGGAAGTCACCTTCAGCGAGGCCGAGTAACCACCTGTCGCCATGCCCCGGCCCACCGGCCGGGGACATGGCGCGAGTGGGTGCCCGGACAGGGTAAGCTTTTCCCTGTTCGAACGGG
Coding sequences:
- a CDS encoding DUF3566 domain-containing protein, translating into MDKTTEADAANVVESPADGGKPTPETDNSVTDDLKGRQNVTAIEDGKPGDSTVRIRPRAENDSSSWAPGGLSSPAPETRDKKAADTPPRAPRKAHLVLRRIEPWSAMKFSFVVSLVCFVVLFVAVAVLYMVLSGLGVFDNIIQTVNQLTTADGKSTSGVDVASWFEPVRILGYTALIGAVNVVLITALSTLGSVIYNIASDLVGGVEVTFSEAE
- the gyrA gene encoding DNA gyrase subunit A, whose translation is MTDVNTPPAERIEPVDIQSEMQRSYMDYAMSVIVARALPDVRDGLKPVHRRVLYAMYDGGYRPDRGYFKCSRVVGDVMGSYHPHGDSSIYGTVVRLAQPWALRYTLVDGQGNFGSPGNDMPAAMRYTECKLAPIAMEMIRDIDKDTVDFQPNYDGRSQEPLVLPSRFPNLLVNGSAGIAVGMATNIPPHNLREVSEGIKWALQNPEAGDEELLEALIARVKGPDFPTGALIVGRRGIDDAYRTGRGSITMRAIVEVEEDAKGRQCLVVTELPYQVNPDNLALSIAESVKEGRITGIADVRDESSSRVGQRLVIVLKRDAVAKVVLNNLYKHTQLQTTFGANMLALVDGVPRTLRLDQFVRHYVAHQIEVVVRRTRYLLRKAEERAHILRALLKALERMDEVIALIRRSPSASAAQGGLMALLEIDEIQAQAILDMQLRKLAALERQQITDEYDALMAHIIDYQEILASPERQRGIVFDELSEIASKYGDERKTEIIAYEGDMSIEDLLAEEDMVVTITRGGYAKRTNTDLYRAQKRGGKGVRGAQLRQDDIVDHFFVTTTHHWLLFFTNKGRVYRVKAYELPDSGRDARGQHLANLLAMQPDEVVMEVLDLRDYEVAPYLVLATRSGLVKKTRLSEYDSPRSGGLIAINLREDDEVIAARLVSEEDDLLLVSRGAQSIRFTASDEALRPMGRATSGVIGMRFLDGDELLAMNRIADGDDVLIATEGGYAKRTPADQYPVQGRGGKGVLTAKIVSARGKLVGAAMVSPEDEVFAITSAGGVIRTSAGEIKQSGRQTMGVRLMNLAEGDSVVALARNAEALETEQNEALETEQNGEGE